In a genomic window of Staphylococcus taiwanensis:
- a CDS encoding amidohydrolase — protein sequence MNKQLINTLQEKEARMIEIRRYLHQHPELSFKEQETPKYIADFYKDKDCDVETNVGPNGVKVTIDSGKPGKTIAIRADFDALPIQEATGLPFASKNEGVMHACGHDAHTAYMLILGETLIEMKDQFKGKVIIIHQPAEEMPPGGAQGMIKDGVLDGVDHVLGAHVMSTMEAGKVFYREGFVQTGRAYFKLKVQGSGGHGSSPHMANDAIVAGAQFVTEVQTIVSRRLSPFETGVITIGSFDGKGQFNVIKDAVELEGDVRALTDDTRNTIEKELKRLVEGLESTFGVTCDFEFKKDYPALYNDPEFTQYVAQTIKEANADDIKGIEVCEPQPPSEDFAFYAATLPSTFIYSGAAPKDGKIYPHHHPKFTIDESSMLVAAEAVGTVVLDYLS from the coding sequence ATGAACAAACAATTAATTAACACTTTACAAGAAAAAGAAGCACGTATGATTGAAATCAGAAGATATTTACATCAACATCCTGAACTATCATTTAAAGAACAGGAAACACCCAAATATATTGCAGATTTCTATAAAGATAAAGATTGCGATGTTGAAACTAATGTAGGACCTAATGGTGTGAAGGTGACGATTGATAGTGGTAAACCAGGTAAAACCATTGCAATTCGCGCAGACTTCGATGCATTACCAATTCAAGAAGCAACGGGTTTACCTTTTGCCTCTAAAAATGAAGGTGTGATGCATGCATGTGGTCATGATGCACATACAGCATATATGTTAATTCTTGGTGAAACATTAATTGAAATGAAAGATCAGTTTAAGGGTAAAGTTATTATTATTCATCAACCAGCAGAAGAAATGCCACCCGGTGGTGCACAAGGTATGATTAAAGACGGCGTACTTGATGGTGTAGATCACGTTTTAGGTGCACATGTCATGAGTACGATGGAAGCAGGTAAAGTCTTTTATAGAGAAGGCTTCGTACAAACTGGACGTGCCTATTTCAAATTGAAAGTTCAAGGTTCTGGTGGACATGGTTCATCACCACATATGGCAAACGATGCGATTGTAGCAGGCGCACAATTTGTAACTGAAGTTCAAACGATTGTATCTAGACGCTTAAGTCCATTTGAAACAGGTGTTATTACAATCGGTTCATTTGATGGTAAAGGGCAATTTAACGTTATCAAAGATGCGGTAGAACTTGAAGGTGATGTCAGAGCGTTAACAGATGACACTCGAAACACAATTGAGAAAGAATTGAAACGTTTAGTAGAAGGTCTTGAATCAACATTTGGCGTAACATGTGACTTCGAATTTAAGAAAGATTATCCAGCTTTATATAATGATCCAGAATTCACACAATATGTGGCTCAAACAATTAAAGAAGCGAATGCAGATGATATTAAAGGTATTGAAGTTTGCGAACCTCAACCACCATCAGAAGATTTTGCTTTCTATGCGGCAACGTTACCAAGTACGTTCATTTACTCAGGTGCTGCACCAAAAGATGGAAAAATTTATCCGCATCACCATCCAAAATTCACAATTGATGAGTCATCCATGTTAGTAGCTGCAGAAGCGGTAGGGACAGTTGTTTTAGACTACTTAAGTTAA
- a CDS encoding MFS transporter, whose product MEMKQQQFTGNNKLLLGIVLGVITFWLFAQSLLNLVPTIQHSFSSSIGTTSIAISITALFSGMFVVGAGSFADKLGRVKMTYIGLTLSIVGSLLIIATPFTSMLILGRIIQGLSAAAIMPSTLAIIKTYYQGSDRQRALSFWSIGSWGGSGFASLFGGMIDTAIGWRWIYIISIIVAILSIVLIKGTPETKANQTEQTRFDFGGLTLFVIMMLSINIVITQSAKLGLFSPIILGLIVVFIISTLIFIRIEMKKHNPLIDFKLFNNKAYTSATVSNFMLNGVAGTLIVANTFVQQGLGFTTFQTGLLSITYLITVLLMIRVGEKVLQKVGARKPMLLGTALNMIGILLISFTFLSSHMYVVVCVIGYLLYGLGLGFYATPSTDTAISNSPEDKVGVASGIYKMASSLGGAFGIALSGTIYGIGTAMVNIHFGAMLGLWLNILMAMISFLVILIGVPKQKTE is encoded by the coding sequence ATGGAAATGAAACAACAACAATTCACTGGAAATAATAAACTGTTATTAGGTATTGTACTCGGCGTCATTACATTTTGGTTATTTGCACAATCATTATTAAATTTAGTGCCAACCATCCAACATTCATTTTCAAGTAGTATAGGTACGACAAGTATTGCGATCAGTATTACAGCATTGTTTAGTGGTATGTTTGTCGTTGGTGCTGGTAGTTTCGCAGATAAATTAGGTCGTGTGAAAATGACGTATATCGGATTAACATTGAGTATCGTTGGTTCACTCTTAATCATTGCAACACCATTCACATCAATGTTAATTCTAGGACGTATTATTCAAGGCTTGTCAGCAGCAGCGATAATGCCATCGACTTTAGCAATTATCAAAACATACTACCAAGGGTCAGATCGTCAACGTGCTTTAAGCTTCTGGTCTATTGGCTCATGGGGTGGTTCAGGATTCGCATCATTATTTGGTGGCATGATTGATACAGCTATTGGTTGGCGTTGGATTTACATCATATCAATTATTGTCGCTATTTTATCAATAGTATTAATCAAAGGTACACCTGAAACAAAAGCAAATCAAACAGAACAAACACGTTTTGACTTTGGTGGATTAACACTCTTTGTCATTATGATGTTAAGTATTAATATAGTCATTACACAAAGTGCTAAATTAGGCTTATTCTCACCTATCATATTAGGTTTAATAGTCGTGTTTATCATTTCAACACTCATCTTTATACGTATAGAAATGAAAAAACACAACCCATTAATTGATTTTAAATTATTTAATAATAAAGCCTATACCAGTGCTACCGTTTCAAACTTTATGTTAAATGGTGTAGCAGGTACATTAATTGTTGCTAATACATTTGTTCAACAAGGTTTAGGTTTCACAACATTTCAAACAGGATTGCTCTCAATTACGTATCTCATCACAGTCTTATTAATGATTCGAGTAGGTGAAAAAGTATTACAAAAAGTAGGCGCAAGAAAACCAATGTTATTAGGTACTGCACTTAACATGATTGGAATATTACTTATTTCATTTACATTCTTATCTTCACATATGTATGTTGTTGTTTGTGTTATCGGTTATTTATTATATGGTTTAGGGCTAGGTTTCTATGCGACACCATCTACAGATACTGCTATTTCTAACTCTCCTGAAGATAAAGTGGGTGTAGCATCAGGTATTTATAAAATGGCGTCTTCACTTGGTGGTGCATTTGGTATCGCACTTTCAGGTACGATTTATGGTATTGGTACAGCCATGGTTAATATTCACTTTGGTGCGATGTTAGGATTATGGCTCAACATATTAATGGCTATGATTTCATTTTTAGTTATACTGATTGGTGTTCCTAAACAAAAAACAGAATAA
- a CDS encoding amidohydrolase, translated as MMKDLVKRLQDKEERMIEIRRHLHEHPELSFHEAETPKYIADFYKDKDCKVETNVGKNGVKVTIDSGKPGKTIAIRADFDALPIQEDTGLPFASKNDGVMHACGHDAHTAYMLILAETLIEMKDQFNGKVVVIHQPAEEMPPGGAKGMIEDGVLEGVDHVLGTHVMTNMEPGKVYYRPENVQTGRSYFKLIIQGEGGHGSSPHTANDAIVAGANFVTTAQTIVSRRLNPFETGVVTIGSFDGKGQFNVIKDKIELEGDVRALTDATRDRIEEELQHMVNGLEATFGVKCDFEFSKDYPALYNDPEFTNYVAETIQNADLADVKGVEECEAQPPSEDFAFYAKTLPSTFIYSGAAPQDGKAYPHHHPKFKIDEKSMLVAAEAVGAVVLDYLNSKS; from the coding sequence ATGATGAAAGATTTAGTAAAACGTCTACAAGATAAAGAAGAACGTATGATTGAAATACGTAGACACTTACATGAACATCCAGAATTGTCATTCCATGAAGCTGAAACACCTAAATATATTGCTGATTTTTATAAAGATAAAGACTGTAAAGTAGAAACGAACGTAGGTAAAAATGGTGTGAAGGTAACCATTGATAGTGGTAAACCAGGTAAAACCATTGCGATTCGTGCAGACTTTGATGCACTACCCATTCAAGAAGATACTGGCTTGCCGTTTGCCTCTAAAAATGATGGTGTGATGCACGCATGTGGTCATGATGCACATACAGCGTATATGTTAATCTTGGCAGAAACATTAATTGAAATGAAAGATCAATTTAATGGTAAAGTCGTTGTTATTCATCAACCAGCTGAAGAAATGCCACCAGGCGGCGCAAAAGGCATGATTGAAGATGGCGTGTTAGAGGGTGTAGACCACGTATTAGGTACGCATGTAATGACGAATATGGAGCCAGGTAAAGTCTATTATCGTCCAGAAAATGTTCAAACTGGCCGTTCTTACTTTAAATTAATCATACAAGGTGAAGGCGGACATGGTTCATCTCCACATACTGCGAATGATGCTATCGTAGCCGGTGCTAACTTTGTGACAACTGCTCAAACGATTGTATCTCGTCGTCTTAATCCATTTGAAACAGGTGTTGTAACTATTGGTTCATTTGATGGTAAAGGCCAATTTAATGTCATTAAAGATAAGATTGAACTTGAAGGCGATGTGCGTGCATTGACAGATGCTACACGCGATCGCATCGAGGAAGAATTACAACATATGGTAAACGGATTAGAAGCTACATTTGGTGTTAAATGTGATTTTGAATTTAGTAAAGACTATCCAGCATTATATAATGACCCTGAATTCACAAATTATGTAGCTGAAACGATTCAAAATGCTGATTTAGCTGATGTAAAAGGGGTAGAAGAATGTGAAGCACAACCACCTTCTGAAGACTTCGCCTTTTATGCTAAAACATTACCAAGTACCTTTATTTATTCAGGTGCAGCACCACAAGATGGTAAAGCATACCCACATCATCATCCGAAATTTAAAATTGATGAGAAAAGTATGTTAGTAGCTGCAGAAGCGGTAGGTGCGGTCGTATTAGATTATCTAAATTCTAAATCATAA